CTGCGACGCCGCCTGGGACGAGGCGACCCTGACCTGGAACACCATGCCCGGCGTCCACGCCAGCTACCAGTTCGAGTACGTCACCATCTACCGCTGGCAGGAGATCGACGTTACCGGCTTCGTGCAGAATATGCTCGACGGCGTCTACGAGAATCACGGTTTCTGCCTCTTCGACAACGGCGGCGTCGACGAGATGCTTTCCACCCAGTCCGGCGAGACCGATGACGCCGACTACCGGCCCAAGCTGGAGCTGGACTACACCCCCAGCGCCGTCGAGCCGGCCAGTTGGGGCACGATCAAGACTCTGGA
The nucleotide sequence above comes from Candidatus Coatesbacteria bacterium. Encoded proteins:
- a CDS encoding DNRLRE domain-containing protein → MRLTIPLLIVVFACAALGDTVTLQPDGALSNDTHTSQEHPDTPTDDLFLCVAAPGYADGAHCMFIEFTELDAYMGATVNEAKLCIFAEHVMSPGTLQIGPCDAAWDEATLTWNTMPGVHASYQFEYVTIYRWQEIDVTGFVQNMLDGVYENHGFCLFDNGGVDEMLSTQSGETDDADYRPKLELDYTPSAVEPASWGTIKTL